In a single window of the Bacteroidota bacterium genome:
- a CDS encoding CPBP family intramembrane metalloprotease, which translates to MENETVTRAQVPAEEWGGLADQKKVSPVLLGFLSLPLIFLFYQGMGAILMLMAGIQSPADHVNLTRLIQGASQVFFLGIPVLLLILLQTRRLADYTFLNGPLSLKQVILIPFSVITIQPCIQWIAYMERQIPWPSAMTDFRDQMESLLKTMVTADSLPEFGLVLIVVAVIPAFIEEFYFRGYLLRNFSRGYSGLTPVLLTGVLFGLFHFNPFQLTGLFLLGVYFSFIVWWTRSLWAGILAHFVNNGLAVTMVFLAGNGSLDIPLDDPDYQLPWQSVVFSVILFSGCVWMLVRQPKSDTQ; encoded by the coding sequence ATGGAAAACGAAACGGTTACGCGGGCTCAGGTGCCTGCTGAAGAATGGGGAGGGCTGGCAGATCAAAAGAAAGTCAGTCCTGTACTGCTGGGATTTCTGAGTCTGCCTCTCATCTTTCTTTTCTATCAGGGAATGGGTGCTATCCTGATGCTGATGGCGGGGATCCAGTCTCCGGCCGACCATGTAAACCTGACACGACTGATTCAGGGAGCATCTCAGGTCTTTTTTCTTGGAATACCGGTTCTTCTTCTGATTCTTTTACAGACCCGTCGATTGGCAGACTATACATTTTTAAATGGCCCGCTAAGTCTGAAACAGGTTATTCTGATCCCTTTTTCGGTGATTACCATTCAACCCTGCATCCAATGGATTGCCTATATGGAGCGTCAGATTCCATGGCCCTCAGCAATGACAGATTTCAGAGATCAGATGGAATCTCTTTTAAAAACCATGGTAACTGCGGATAGTCTTCCCGAGTTTGGACTGGTCCTGATTGTGGTGGCAGTTATTCCGGCCTTTATTGAGGAATTCTATTTCAGGGGATACCTGCTGCGCAATTTTTCAAGAGGCTATTCTGGCCTCACCCCTGTTCTTCTGACCGGGGTGTTGTTTGGATTATTTCATTTTAATCCGTTTCAACTGACTGGTTTGTTTCTTTTAGGAGTGTATTTTTCATTTATTGTATGGTGGACCCGCTCTCTCTGGGCGGGAATCCTTGCTCATTTCGTCAATAACGGTCTGGCCGTGACTATGGTATTTCTGGCCGGGAACGGCTCTCTGGACATCCCATTGGATGACCCGGATTATCAGCTTCCATGGCAAAGTGTGGTCTTTTCTGTCATCCTGTTTTCCGGGTGTGTATGGATGCTGGTGCGGCAACCCAAATCGGATACACAATAG
- a CDS encoding phosphatidate cytidylyltransferase, whose protein sequence is MSNTVIRVLTSLVVGPVVLAGIYLGGWWLFPIILLISVVATWELLLMTRTRDFHPNLWFSIGLSVLYPVCFMNVIPNVSYYHILVGSLFVIPLVELFRNKPNPTINIAITIFGSSYVGIGIGSFLGIRQIIDSPVLDPALGWLGLAVIFSVWMCDTFAFFGGVNFGRTPLMPRISPKKTWEGTLSGFVAAVITMVLFGWLTPIGNLQITTFELVMIGSVIGALGTLGDLVESLIKRDFGVKDSSKIIPGHGGMFDRFDSLILVAPIVYLYLLVMVFPG, encoded by the coding sequence ATGTCCAATACTGTTATTCGCGTTCTTACCTCATTGGTGGTTGGGCCGGTGGTACTGGCCGGCATTTATTTAGGCGGGTGGTGGCTCTTCCCGATTATTCTGCTGATCAGTGTGGTTGCCACCTGGGAACTTTTGCTCATGACACGAACCCGGGATTTCCATCCGAATCTGTGGTTTTCCATCGGTTTATCGGTACTCTATCCGGTATGTTTTATGAATGTTATTCCCAACGTTTCTTACTACCACATACTGGTCGGAAGCCTGTTTGTCATTCCGCTGGTTGAACTTTTCAGGAACAAACCGAACCCCACCATCAATATTGCCATTACCATTTTCGGGTCTTCTTACGTTGGAATTGGAATCGGATCCTTTCTGGGGATTCGTCAGATTATTGACAGCCCGGTGCTGGACCCAGCATTGGGGTGGTTGGGTCTGGCGGTTATTTTTTCGGTCTGGATGTGTGACACGTTTGCATTTTTCGGAGGGGTCAATTTCGGGCGTACCCCGCTGATGCCCAGAATCAGTCCGAAAAAGACCTGGGAAGGAACCCTTTCCGGATTTGTTGCGGCGGTGATTACCATGGTACTATTCGGTTGGCTGACCCCGATTGGAAACCTTCAAATCACCACCTTTGAACTGGTCATGATTGGTTCGGTAATTGGTGCGCTGGGTACGCTTGGCGATTTGGTTGAAAGTCTGATCAAACGGGATTTTGGTGTGAAGGATTCATCAAAAATCATTCCGGGTCATGGTGGTATGTTTGATCGCTTTGACAGCCTTATTCTGGTGGCACCGATTGTCTATCTCTATTTATTGGTAATGGTTTTTCCGGGGTGA
- a CDS encoding DUF3108 domain-containing protein codes for MSRFLPQLAFILFINILWGCSQTPSITLERPPDPVTPDTLAFDNPVVNDTLALRPFDTTAAIVLDSALYLEEDPVIGASSDTTDTVAVLVAEVPVPSEPIPVVQPEVPGDKPVPDIPVKPSRPVASTGSRGSVKAEPVKPKEPEFNYRNLNKNAYRTGEKLTFDIRYGLIVAGIGTMSVDKEFDYKNREVQRVFFEAKSTPSFSWIYKVQNQYISYLDKYGIYPWKYIQKTREGSYKRDIEVEFDQVRGLAFEKSKQYSIPPYTHDIISAFFYFRNLDLKSAKAGDVIKLSNYSKGKVFPLDVIIRGWQRITVPAGTFNCVVLEPLVKAGGLFKNEGTLMVWLTNDEYKIPVKVETKVLIGSINVELVKAEGVSRIIPARVK; via the coding sequence TTGTCTCGCTTTTTACCACAACTGGCATTCATTCTTTTCATTAACATCCTCTGGGGTTGTTCCCAGACACCCTCTATCACCCTTGAACGTCCCCCTGATCCGGTTACCCCTGATACCCTGGCGTTCGATAACCCTGTTGTGAATGATACACTGGCCTTGCGCCCTTTTGACACAACCGCGGCGATTGTATTGGATTCGGCTCTTTACCTGGAAGAGGATCCTGTGATCGGAGCTTCTTCTGATACAACAGATACCGTTGCCGTTCTGGTGGCGGAAGTTCCTGTTCCATCGGAACCCATACCGGTCGTTCAGCCTGAAGTTCCCGGTGATAAACCTGTTCCTGACATTCCTGTTAAACCTTCCAGACCAGTGGCTTCAACAGGATCCCGTGGTTCGGTAAAGGCAGAACCTGTCAAGCCCAAGGAACCGGAATTTAATTACCGTAATCTGAATAAGAATGCTTACAGAACGGGAGAAAAGCTGACTTTTGATATCCGTTATGGATTGATAGTGGCGGGTATCGGAACCATGTCGGTTGATAAGGAATTCGATTATAAAAACAGGGAAGTCCAGCGAGTCTTTTTCGAGGCCAAATCGACCCCATCCTTTTCATGGATTTACAAGGTCCAGAATCAATACATCTCCTATCTGGATAAATATGGGATTTATCCATGGAAGTACATTCAGAAGACCCGGGAAGGTTCCTACAAACGGGATATAGAGGTTGAATTTGATCAGGTAAGAGGGTTGGCGTTTGAAAAAAGCAAACAATACAGCATTCCACCCTACACACACGATATCATCAGTGCCTTTTTTTACTTCAGAAACCTGGACCTTAAATCGGCGAAGGCAGGCGATGTTATCAAGCTGAGTAACTATTCCAAAGGGAAAGTGTTTCCCCTTGATGTCATTATCAGAGGCTGGCAACGTATCACGGTCCCTGCAGGAACTTTTAATTGCGTGGTTCTTGAACCATTGGTCAAGGCTGGCGGCTTGTTTAAAAATGAAGGCACCCTCATGGTGTGGCTGACGAACGACGAGTATAAAATACCTGTCAAAGTCGAAACCAAGGTTCTGATCGGATCAATCAATGTGGAACTAGTAAAGGCTGAAGGGGTCAGCAGAATAATTCCTGCCAGGGTTAAATAA
- a CDS encoding GWxTD domain-containing protein, translating into MKTLILSFLLLSSFTIHAQDPLIIPSHQFVELRGDSADVVSTDLIYFPVKQIVNLQYQWGVVLGGGPEEPLVSTALQFNPGEDWIEVSNKKTIKVFNQGNQSTSGEFKRLLTYNDQTIQSGQSFKAVQSDLGTVIYSTVAAIKDTRGGIIRVHKPLFETASDSILLTIQLFLPKKFIGTKLTLGWSLDLSEEATLSKRSQFTPSSTSPGFDVPIGRLPGTFKNGGRATISFDIYNEKREVLFSGVSSDIFIKGTVSAEPTLRNTEDPFYLTTYSTTELSELLEVSSLFETADERRIRKGLINRTDQLAFLNRFWTIREQKEDQWLPTFHELRDRISIARTSKFEYLGTPFYQTDRGRILLIYGIPDQIEKVPFEYKTVDIELWQYHSIENGVEFIFIDINRNKEFRLVHSTKNGEVYNPDYDEDFKREKQRVN; encoded by the coding sequence ATGAAAACACTTATCCTCTCCTTCCTTCTCCTTTCCTCATTTACCATACATGCCCAGGATCCTCTGATAATTCCTTCTCATCAGTTTGTAGAACTGAGGGGTGATTCGGCCGATGTTGTTTCAACTGATCTGATTTATTTTCCAGTAAAACAGATCGTGAATCTTCAATACCAATGGGGAGTGGTACTCGGAGGAGGTCCAGAGGAACCGTTGGTTTCCACGGCGCTTCAGTTTAACCCTGGCGAAGATTGGATTGAAGTGTCAAATAAAAAAACCATCAAGGTTTTTAATCAGGGAAACCAATCCACATCTGGTGAATTCAAACGCTTACTTACCTATAATGACCAGACAATTCAGTCTGGTCAGTCTTTTAAAGCTGTTCAATCGGACCTTGGAACCGTAATCTACAGCACTGTAGCCGCAATAAAAGATACACGGGGTGGAATAATAAGAGTCCATAAACCTCTTTTCGAAACGGCCTCAGATTCTATTCTTCTTACTATACAACTCTTTCTGCCCAAAAAATTTATTGGTACCAAACTGACTCTTGGCTGGAGCCTGGATTTATCAGAGGAAGCAACACTAAGCAAGAGAAGTCAGTTTACCCCATCTTCAACGTCACCAGGTTTTGATGTGCCGATTGGTCGATTGCCCGGAACATTTAAGAATGGCGGCCGGGCCACCATCAGTTTTGATATTTATAACGAAAAACGGGAAGTCCTGTTCAGTGGTGTATCCTCTGATATTTTTATTAAAGGAACTGTCTCCGCTGAACCCACTCTCCGGAATACAGAAGATCCATTCTACCTGACCACTTATTCGACTACAGAACTATCGGAATTACTGGAGGTTTCCTCCTTGTTCGAAACCGCTGATGAGAGGAGAATCAGAAAAGGACTGATCAACAGAACCGATCAGCTTGCCTTTTTGAACAGATTCTGGACCATCAGAGAACAGAAAGAAGATCAATGGCTTCCTACTTTTCATGAGCTGAGAGATCGGATCAGCATTGCCAGAACCTCTAAGTTTGAGTACCTCGGAACCCCCTTTTACCAAACGGACAGAGGCCGGATTCTGTTGATTTATGGAATACCTGATCAAATTGAAAAGGTCCCCTTTGAATATAAAACTGTTGATATTGAACTATGGCAATACCATTCCATTGAAAATGGTGTTGAGTTCATTTTTATTGACATTAACCGAAATAAAGAGTTCAGACTTGTACACAGTACCAAAAACGGGGAAGTTTATAATCCCGACTATGATGAAGATTTTAAAAGGGAAAAACAAAGAGTTAATTAG
- a CDS encoding PorV/PorQ family protein, giving the protein MKKTIYIVGMVAVLGMATSLPVQAGNKDRVGTAGATEIMIPVSARNLALSNSFTANLSGIDGVTLNPASVGLMPKNEVYFSNMKYLADINVYYFGAGINAGDVGNFGFTIKSLDFGEITKTTTTNPYGTGETFSPTFVTLGLTYAKELTEYIQFGTTVKVIHESISNASATGVGVDVGFQYSGSGVIPGLNFGIVVKDIGLTKMVFEGQGLTNADSRANGAPPSAGKKKYVTPSEPFDIPSSFEFGVSYKLDMSDLMSLNMGSNYVNRNISYDLYNFGGELSYNNLVYIRGGYSYAVDATDTPFGATFGVGLNYNLGFDITFDYGYRAVEYFGDANQLVSVKIGI; this is encoded by the coding sequence ATGAAAAAGACAATCTATATCGTTGGAATGGTTGCTGTCCTTGGGATGGCAACCTCCCTCCCGGTTCAGGCAGGGAATAAAGACCGTGTCGGTACAGCCGGAGCAACAGAGATAATGATACCCGTCAGTGCACGGAATCTTGCTCTGAGTAATTCATTCACTGCTAATCTGAGTGGAATTGATGGGGTAACCCTTAATCCTGCATCGGTTGGTCTGATGCCGAAAAACGAGGTGTATTTCAGTAATATGAAGTACCTTGCAGATATCAACGTCTACTATTTCGGTGCAGGTATCAATGCCGGCGATGTGGGAAATTTTGGTTTCACCATTAAAAGTCTCGATTTCGGTGAAATTACAAAAACCACAACCACCAACCCATATGGGACCGGTGAAACCTTTTCGCCCACATTTGTCACATTGGGTCTAACCTATGCAAAGGAACTGACTGAATACATACAGTTCGGAACCACTGTTAAGGTTATTCATGAGAGCATTTCAAATGCATCTGCAACCGGTGTTGGCGTGGATGTCGGGTTTCAATACTCAGGTTCGGGGGTTATACCCGGATTGAATTTTGGAATCGTTGTAAAGGATATCGGTCTGACCAAGATGGTATTTGAAGGCCAGGGTCTTACCAACGCAGATTCGCGGGCAAACGGTGCTCCTCCCTCGGCAGGGAAGAAAAAGTATGTGACGCCTTCCGAGCCCTTCGACATTCCGTCGTCATTCGAGTTCGGTGTATCCTACAAACTGGATATGTCGGATCTGATGAGTCTGAATATGGGATCCAATTATGTGAACAGAAACATTTCCTATGATCTGTACAATTTTGGTGGTGAGCTCAGCTACAACAACCTGGTGTACATCCGCGGGGGATACAGTTATGCAGTAGATGCAACTGATACTCCTTTTGGAGCGACATTCGGAGTTGGCCTCAACTATAATCTAGGCTTTGATATCACTTTTGATTATGGTTACCGGGCAGTTGAGTATTTCGGTGACGCCAATCAGTTAGTATCCGTCAAGATCGGAATCTGA
- a CDS encoding chemotaxis protein CheW: protein MSKSQNLDDLISRLEEKEKEASIIYADEETEQMVIFRLDDYLLAFPGRSVFEIATLDQITRIPGLPSFFSGLVTLRGTVEAVINLKKILNIPFDSPVYGTRILFLRYDDHILGALADYVQDVIAVPKSNLHAPLQTLDEHKAEFVLGEFEYREQQVAFLNAQKVFQKITDLTKTGSL from the coding sequence ATGTCAAAATCACAAAATCTTGATGACCTGATTTCGAGGCTGGAGGAAAAGGAGAAGGAAGCCTCCATCATCTATGCCGATGAAGAAACCGAGCAGATGGTGATTTTTCGGCTGGATGATTATCTGCTGGCTTTTCCGGGCCGGTCGGTGTTTGAAATCGCGACACTTGATCAGATTACCCGGATTCCCGGTCTTCCATCATTTTTCTCGGGACTGGTTACCTTAAGGGGAACGGTAGAGGCGGTCATCAATCTGAAAAAAATTCTGAATATTCCATTTGATTCACCGGTTTACGGAACAAGGATCCTGTTTTTACGGTACGATGATCACATTCTGGGGGCCCTGGCTGATTATGTACAGGATGTGATTGCCGTTCCGAAGAGCAATCTTCACGCTCCTCTTCAGACACTGGATGAGCATAAGGCAGAATTTGTGTTGGGTGAATTTGAGTACAGGGAACAACAGGTTGCCTTTCTGAATGCACAGAAGGTGTTTCAGAAAATCACCGATCTTACAAAAACCGGATCACTGTGA
- a CDS encoding methyl-accepting chemotaxis protein, producing MIKTTSIQQKFTWVVLALSLVLVAVVSWMAHQSARELILLRSDELYRAKASGLSGELESALHQYEAMVVYLTGQPTIRRILTDHDYADFRQRKSDMDWQTFRTTYMQAMVKNYGGTVRLMYVGSQKHGENYRHNDTAYTTYDARTRVWYQSAVRSDGLAYTSYLAHSRKNIDVTISAPIYESGRLLGVAGVDLATDRLINALARAMTDSVTTPMVIDSVGRILYHPNNQFLLKHISDTTISFAPEFVSSVQSLLKTKAEKSIYESLTGANHYLYAHPIGSMGWMAVLDVKEDAILEPTNDLLKSILLIDGLVLLLIVLSAGFIVRRMIRVLVKVVERMKAIAQGNSLRGQKMEITGNDEFAELAYWFNEFADKYQKLFDQLEQRGQQIAELADQLAHSVTQLNSATVEQSSAVVETTSTVEEMYQSSVNIAETAGTVSRNAGVNQNLSRQGVDLMRALVRRIEDIEKNNQHRTHDVIQMKKKVNRINEIMSLIRSINEQTKLIAFNAALEASGAGETGKRFAVVANEIRRLADTIQESMEEIRLMTDEIQAQTQQLIKGTEENTQYITTGVQSSRDVENQFNTIFSATQTVVSSTQQIELATNQQKIANEQIVATLHDLSQAIGHVVAMSGEVGQIVKELESIAAVFKKGDLNG from the coding sequence ATGATCAAGACAACCAGTATCCAACAAAAATTCACATGGGTCGTTCTGGCCCTGTCGTTGGTTCTTGTTGCTGTGGTTTCCTGGATGGCCCATCAATCGGCCCGGGAATTGATTCTATTACGTTCGGATGAATTGTACCGGGCGAAAGCATCTGGTCTGTCCGGTGAGCTCGAAAGTGCTCTGCATCAATATGAGGCCATGGTGGTCTATCTCACAGGTCAGCCGACCATCCGCCGGATTCTTACGGACCATGATTATGCTGATTTCCGTCAACGGAAGTCAGATATGGACTGGCAGACCTTCCGCACGACCTATATGCAGGCCATGGTGAAGAATTATGGTGGAACTGTGCGTCTGATGTATGTCGGGAGCCAGAAACATGGCGAAAATTACCGTCACAACGACACTGCTTACACCACTTACGATGCCCGCACCAGAGTCTGGTATCAATCGGCTGTCCGGTCGGATGGACTGGCTTATACCAGCTACCTTGCTCATTCACGGAAAAACATCGATGTCACCATTTCCGCTCCAATCTATGAGTCCGGGCGGCTTTTGGGTGTGGCCGGTGTTGACCTGGCCACAGATCGTTTGATCAATGCACTGGCCAGGGCCATGACGGATTCGGTCACCACGCCCATGGTCATCGATTCGGTTGGAAGAATACTGTACCATCCCAACAACCAGTTTTTATTAAAGCACATTTCGGATACAACCATCAGTTTTGCGCCTGAATTTGTTTCATCTGTTCAGAGCCTGCTAAAGACAAAAGCTGAAAAGTCCATTTACGAATCTCTGACCGGTGCCAACCACTACCTCTACGCACATCCCATCGGTTCGATGGGCTGGATGGCCGTACTGGATGTGAAGGAAGATGCCATTCTTGAACCCACCAATGACCTGTTAAAATCGATTCTTCTGATCGATGGACTGGTGTTGTTATTAATCGTATTGTCTGCCGGATTTATCGTCAGGCGGATGATCAGGGTGCTTGTGAAAGTGGTTGAACGCATGAAAGCCATTGCCCAGGGCAATTCGCTTCGTGGACAGAAAATGGAAATAACGGGCAATGATGAGTTTGCAGAACTGGCCTATTGGTTCAACGAATTTGCCGATAAATACCAGAAGCTTTTTGATCAGCTGGAACAGCGTGGGCAGCAGATCGCAGAACTGGCCGACCAGCTGGCACATTCGGTCACTCAGTTGAATTCTGCAACGGTTGAACAATCTTCAGCCGTCGTGGAAACCACCAGCACGGTGGAAGAAATGTATCAGTCGAGTGTAAACATTGCAGAAACGGCCGGTACGGTGTCCCGTAATGCTGGTGTCAATCAGAATCTGTCCAGACAGGGTGTGGATCTGATGCGTGCACTGGTCAGACGCATAGAGGATATCGAGAAAAACAATCAGCACCGGACCCATGATGTCATCCAGATGAAGAAAAAGGTCAACCGGATTAACGAAATCATGTCTCTGATCCGGTCCATTAATGAACAGACCAAACTGATTGCCTTTAATGCGGCTCTGGAGGCCTCGGGTGCCGGAGAAACCGGTAAACGGTTTGCAGTGGTGGCGAATGAGATCAGGCGACTGGCCGATACCATTCAGGAGTCGATGGAGGAAATCCGTCTGATGACCGATGAAATTCAGGCACAGACTCAGCAATTGATTAAAGGAACCGAGGAAAATACGCAATATATCACCACCGGGGTGCAGTCGAGCCGCGATGTTGAAAACCAATTCAATACGATTTTCAGTGCGACCCAGACTGTGGTTTCATCGACCCAGCAGATCGAATTGGCAACCAATCAGCAAAAAATCGCCAATGAGCAGATAGTGGCAACCCTCCATGATCTTTCCCAGGCCATCGGTCACGTGGTGGCCATGTCCGGAGAGGTCGGGCAGATTGTGAAGGAACTGGAATCCATTGCCGCCGTATTCAAAAAAGGGGATCTGAATGGCTGA
- a CDS encoding GWxTD domain-containing protein, which translates to MPCFSQPATSYDVQLIRIPQSWTDSTRTDQLIVTVQSYQQIDTLFISGSSDRIAAQVIYRIPLQSDKVFSSYKSLITLKNTDSLHVSSASGRNIRLFYYKVPISRNPYGDVAVPISMRMLRADLRVSKLPSNHFSKEDTVLFEYVIRLPDSLKNDRYGYQLLIQSSLADTIVHTFKHLQEGGFLTISGQVPALRFGSGRHVIQTQLYRNNVGFTAVSSLPFFVLLSPSDSTTYARRNPGVNTQSSLFSSYSENELDLLFDQAQYIALPDEITLYRRLTSLSQKQAFMETFWSNRATDPSNNLISYTEKVTYANKVYRGGGKEGYLTDRGKVYLKYGSCDDIYVSTSEVNVKPFEVWYYPEVKGQSSVYFYFVDLSGYGNYQLIHSTARDEVYNLQYLIRLGINPSNYREQ; encoded by the coding sequence TTGCCGTGCTTCAGTCAACCTGCTACCAGCTATGATGTACAACTGATCAGAATCCCACAGTCCTGGACCGATTCAACACGTACTGATCAATTAATTGTCACCGTCCAATCCTACCAGCAGATTGATACTTTATTTATTTCAGGAAGCAGTGACCGGATAGCTGCGCAGGTTATTTACAGGATTCCGCTTCAATCCGATAAAGTATTTTCATCTTATAAAAGTCTGATTACTTTAAAAAACACAGATAGTCTGCATGTGTCTTCTGCCAGTGGCCGGAATATCAGACTATTTTATTACAAAGTTCCCATCAGCAGAAACCCATACGGTGATGTGGCCGTCCCCATTTCTATGAGAATGCTCAGAGCAGACTTACGCGTCAGCAAACTGCCGTCCAATCATTTCAGCAAGGAGGATACCGTCTTATTTGAGTATGTTATCCGGTTACCCGATTCTTTAAAAAATGACAGGTACGGCTATCAGTTACTGATTCAGTCTTCACTTGCAGATACCATTGTTCATACATTTAAACATTTGCAGGAGGGTGGATTTTTGACCATTTCCGGACAGGTACCAGCGCTAAGGTTTGGTTCAGGGCGCCATGTTATCCAGACCCAATTGTACCGGAATAATGTGGGATTTACTGCGGTTTCATCACTGCCGTTTTTTGTTCTTTTGTCGCCTTCGGACAGTACTACTTATGCCCGGCGAAACCCCGGGGTAAACACTCAGAGCAGTTTGTTTTCTTCCTACAGTGAAAATGAGTTGGATTTGCTGTTTGACCAGGCACAATATATTGCTCTGCCGGATGAAATTACCCTTTACAGACGACTTACCAGTCTGAGTCAGAAACAAGCCTTTATGGAGACTTTCTGGAGTAACCGTGCCACCGATCCATCGAATAATCTGATCAGTTACACCGAAAAGGTTACCTATGCGAACAAAGTGTACCGGGGTGGTGGAAAAGAAGGGTACCTGACCGACCGGGGAAAGGTATACCTGAAATACGGTTCCTGTGATGACATCTATGTTTCGACCTCTGAAGTCAATGTAAAACCATTCGAGGTATGGTACTACCCTGAAGTAAAGGGACAGTCGAGTGTTTATTTCTATTTCGTGGATTTATCGGGATATGGAAATTATCAGTTGATCCATTCCACTGCCAGAGATGAAGTCTATAACCTTCAATACCTGATCAGACTTGGTATTAATCCCTCCAATTACCGCGAACAATAA
- a CDS encoding DUF2007 domain-containing protein, whose amino-acid sequence MHYCPSCGYEYEPEVDDCPDCHTELITEDLTTCLHCGENTRDHQIFCDHCGNFVNDARKLQFTLRTQERDITGACVICGVWIHEGTGEQDGYRWFCDRDDHYQVYEDWVVLLTLNAEFEAGMYQTQLESAGIPVQLLNQKDSSYITSSGDLSLLKIMVPKDRLADASELLTHIREDQSPND is encoded by the coding sequence ATGCATTACTGTCCATCATGCGGTTATGAATATGAACCGGAAGTCGATGACTGTCCGGATTGCCATACAGAACTCATTACTGAGGACCTCACCACCTGCCTTCATTGCGGAGAAAACACGCGTGATCACCAGATTTTCTGTGACCATTGCGGGAATTTTGTCAATGATGCAAGAAAACTTCAGTTTACGTTGCGCACCCAGGAACGGGATATCACCGGTGCGTGTGTGATTTGCGGTGTCTGGATCCATGAAGGTACCGGAGAGCAGGATGGTTATCGATGGTTTTGTGACCGTGATGACCACTACCAGGTTTATGAAGACTGGGTGGTCCTCCTGACCCTGAATGCTGAGTTTGAGGCGGGTATGTATCAGACCCAGTTGGAGTCCGCAGGAATTCCGGTACAATTGCTGAACCAGAAGGACAGCTCGTACATTACTTCATCGGGAGATTTGTCGCTGCTGAAAATAATGGTCCCCAAAGACCGTCTTGCCGATGCCTCAGAATTATTGACTCACATCAGAGAGGATCAGTCCCCAAACGATTAA
- a CDS encoding lysophospholipid acyltransferase family protein: MLFDLISPAFSGMSAVERLATGQRIGQFIYHLFPYRRKVIRKNLENYFRFFDLDSSVSEEIIRKNYEHMGCLFVENFWMKGVRPDQLTGSVTIDNPDGESWKYLQSRQPAILALGHIGNWEFIVSTIRHLTGHPVYFISKKIKSRSVNRFMHQLRQQSGNRMIMPEQAREILYPELERGESLGLAADQSAPTDSYWDFFLGKPVPVFLGPATFSIRYRIPIIFLAPIRNEDGTFTIYHEFIQSEDLFDKPSPQNRYQLTRRYLAMVEKYIGLFPDQYYWIHKRWKHTHLASDFMPKYHPERKDF, from the coding sequence ATGCTTTTTGATCTGATTTCCCCAGCCTTTTCCGGAATGAGTGCCGTGGAACGGCTGGCCACCGGCCAGAGGATCGGGCAGTTTATTTATCACCTGTTTCCCTACCGTCGGAAGGTTATACGGAAAAATCTGGAAAACTATTTCCGGTTTTTCGATCTGGATTCTTCTGTAAGTGAGGAGATCATCAGGAAAAATTATGAACACATGGGTTGTCTCTTTGTTGAGAACTTCTGGATGAAGGGCGTCCGGCCTGATCAACTGACCGGCTCGGTTACAATCGACAACCCCGATGGTGAATCATGGAAATACCTTCAATCGCGCCAACCGGCCATTCTTGCACTTGGACACATCGGGAATTGGGAATTTATTGTGAGCACCATCCGGCATCTGACCGGACATCCGGTTTATTTCATCAGTAAAAAAATCAAAAGTCGTTCGGTTAACCGGTTTATGCATCAGCTCAGGCAACAGTCGGGGAACCGGATGATCATGCCCGAACAAGCCCGTGAAATCCTGTATCCGGAATTGGAGAGGGGTGAGAGTCTGGGATTGGCCGCCGACCAATCTGCGCCGACAGACAGTTACTGGGATTTCTTTCTTGGCAAACCAGTTCCTGTGTTTCTGGGACCGGCCACTTTTTCAATCAGGTACCGGATTCCTATTATTTTTCTGGCCCCAATCAGAAATGAGGACGGCACATTTACCATTTACCATGAATTTATCCAGTCTGAAGACTTGTTTGACAAGCCTTCACCCCAAAACCGGTACCAACTGACCAGACGGTACCTGGCGATGGTAGAAAAGTACATCGGACTCTTTCCGGATCAGTATTACTGGATCCATAAACGCTGGAAACACACCCATCTGGCATCTGATTTTATGCCAAAATACCATCCGGAGCGTAAGGATTTCTGA